TACCATATTTTGGAAGGGGATAAGATTCGCGTCGATACGACAGAAGGAAAGTATCTCGACAAGGTTAAGTAATTTAGTAGCCAACATAAAAGGAGGTTTCATATGGCAAAAGTGTGTGTACCGTTAGCGGAAGGGTTTGAAGAGATTGAAGCCATTAGTTTGATCGATGTTATGCGACGAGGCGGGATTGAAGTTATTGTTGCAGGTGTTGATAAAGATTTAGTAACAGGTGCTAATGGCATCACAGTTAAAGCTGATACAGATATAAAGGAAGTCAAGGCTGATGATCTTGATATGGTAGTTCTTCCAGGCGGATGGGGAGGAACACACATTCTTGCTGAAAATGAAACTGTTCAGCAACTTCTTCGTGAAATGAAAGAGAAGGAGAAGATTGTTGGTGCTATTTGTGCTGCACCGTTTGCTTTAAAGCAAGCAGGTGTACTAAATGATCGTTATACATGTTATCCAAGTGTTGAAGAACAGATTGGAACAGATGGATATACTGATAAAGAGAAGGTTGT
The genomic region above belongs to Hydrogenimonas thermophila and contains:
- a CDS encoding DJ-1 family glyoxalase III, producing MAKVCVPLAEGFEEIEAISLIDVMRRGGIEVIVAGVDKDLVTGANGITVKADTDIKEVKADDLDMVVLPGGWGGTHILAENETVQQLLREMKEKEKIVGAICAAPFALKQAGVLNDRYTCYPSVEEQIGTDGYTDKEKVVIDGNVMTSRGPGTSICFGLAIVRKLVGEDVYEQLKGGLLADYC